One genomic region from Vitis riparia cultivar Riparia Gloire de Montpellier isolate 1030 chromosome 17, EGFV_Vit.rip_1.0, whole genome shotgun sequence encodes:
- the LOC117904660 gene encoding uncharacterized protein LOC117904660 isoform X2 translates to MASKHRSSSKFSLQSWVGGFSGKHSSTFLHNQSSLNGKNGDSNGKRRPKFPKAGGNFSMHSQGSAGNPIPVSNEDEKGVSYLDKCVVNQDSGCSKSSQSGTTLPTNSNSRTGNVQEVPQKDKPDVVHKIKWGDLEEDTFVQNQESSVGPEIKFGAISDNNLPVCRNSEISNDLVSCVSSCTDPLGNHLEIISGNADVVANENSLSLGNESIEGKSTNVNEISLKDMEVLVEDGGTGPKNDVSYCKEVHHECVKLINDCTLSSSCPTGGDAEMTVKLQVPIIMSQDSHSEISELPVRNGDSTTLMVVQDSMSYPPENSGPEVSGESTITDSVEVSGVAQDSKIHHDASKLEIMSSSGEGDAGESKERFRQRLWCFLFENLNRAVDELYLLCELECDLEQMKEAILVLEEAASDFKELNSRVKEFEKVKKSSSQLTDSTPMTIKTDHRRPHALSWEVRRMTTSPHRAEILSSSLEAFKKIQQERASMRQVNDPKIPGPEFPIQYCKDSILKPRKQGGVSDLIQGNLNAEKRNVEPVKSSKLNSMQNGRVSSQNCSTSDPNSCRLPVKDGSAFSGKGKREHLGFTSESDKLLPKKDTMLTESNIEKNPKPMDPLKRQIPIAEKDKDKEKEKRNAPSWKSMDAWKEKRNWEDILASPFRVSSRVSHSPGMSRRSVERARILHDKLMTPEKRKKTALDLKKEAEEKHARAMRIRSELENERVQKLQRTSEKLNRVNEWQAVRSMKLREGMYARHQRSESRHEAFLAQVVRRAGDESSKVNEVRFITSLNEENKKLMLRQKLHDSEVRRAEKLQVIKTKQKEDMAREEAVLERRKLIEAEKLQRLAETQRKKEEALFRREEERKASSAAREAKAIEQLRRREVRAKAQQEEAELLAQKLAEKLSESEQRRKFYLEQIRERASMDFRDQSSPLLRRSLNKDSQGRSTPTNNYEDYQATSISGLGSATIPTGNVGLQQSMRRRIKRIRQKLMALKYEFLEPPVGNENAGIGYRTAMGTARAKIGRWLQELQKLRQARKEGAASIGLITAEMIKFLEGKDPELNASRQAGLVDFIASALPASHTSKPEACQVTIYLLRLLRVVLSVAATRSYFLAQNLLPPIIPMLSAALENYIKIAASLNIPGSTSLSSSKASVENFESISEVLDGFLWTVTTIIGHFSSDERQLQMQDGLLELVIAYQVIHRLRDLFALYDRPQVEGAPFPSSILLSINLLTVLTSRPRTISLIDWKSFPVETITGNEIQEAKLTESADFGQSYVNNSSGDPRPPLSTLNGSTILPLPDVPEDRPLDEPCKINRNIESVSIGKDCEKRLADISIELNNVDSNMTDASDSSQTNLSEDISKSCIPQKGEQNSKNICAEQKTENISSLKQPMAFLLSAISDTGLVSLPSLLTAVLLQANNRLSSEQGSYVLPSNFEEVATGVLKVLNNLALIDITFMQRMLARPDLKMEFFHLMSFLLSHCTSKWKVAYDQVGLLLLESLLLLSYFSLFHPGNQAVLRWGKSPTIIHKVCDLPFVFFSDPELMPILAGTLVAACYGCEQNKGVVQQEVSMDMLLSLLRSCRNALPGVRSNSILDSTRMDDSSECNTVGPESRKLLMDVSLRPSRHNARSTRGILGKGVASGNSLRLGKMRNQRDSKGLKTCEEMALKHNMQAPETPSALMLHFRFPSSFMDRAEQFFSAGTASMGDEV, encoded by the exons ATGGCATCT AAGCATAGAAGTAGCTCAAAGTTCTCCTTACAAAGTTGGGTCGGGGGATTTTCAGGAAAACATTCGTCTACTTTTCTGCATAATCAGTCttctttaaatggaaaaaatggagATTCAAATGGCAAGCGTAGACCCAAATTTCCAAAGGCAGGGGGGAATTTTTCCATGCATAGCCAGGGTAGTGCTGGGAATCCTATTCCCGTATcaaatgaagatgaaaaaggTGTAAGTTACCTTGATAAATGTGTAGTTAATCAAGATAGTGGATGTTCCAAATCATCCCAGTCGGGTACCACACTTCCAACAAATTCTAATAGTAGAACTGGTAACGTTCAAGAAGTTCCTCAAAAGGATAAGCCTGACGTGGTTCACAAAATCAAATGGGGTGATCTTGAGGAGGATACTTTTGTACAGAATCAGGAAAGCTCTGTGGGGCCTGAAATTAAGTTTGGTGCTATTTCAGATAATAATCTGCCAGTCTGCAGGAATTCTGAGATTAGTAATGATTTGGTCTCGTGTGTTTCTTCTTGTACTGATCCTCTAGGGAACCACCTGGAGATAATATCTGGGAATGCTGATGTTGTTGCTAACGAGAATTCGTTATCTCTTGGGAATGAATCAATTGAAGGGAAATCTACAAATGTAAATGAAATATCTTTGAAAGATATGGAAGTATTGGTTGAGGATGGTGGAACAGGACCAAAAAATGATGTTTCATATTGCAAGGAAGTTCACCATGAATGTGTCAAACTGATAAATGATTGCACTTTAAGTTCTAGTTGTCCGACTGGTGGAGATGCTGAGATGACAGTGAAACTTCAGGTACCCATCATTATGTCTCAGGATAGTCATTCAGAAATTTCTGAACTACCAGTTAGAAATGGTGATTCAACCACACTAATGGTTGTCCAAGACTCCATGTCATATCCACCTGAAAATAGTGGACCTGAAGTTTCCGGAGAATCCACTATAACAGACTCTGTTGAAGTCTCTGGGGTTGCACAGGATAGTAAAATACATCATGATGCATCAAAATTGGAGATTATGAGTTCCTCTGGAGAAGGTGATGCAGGGGAAAGCAAAGAAAGGTTTAGGCAGCGGCTTTGGTGTTTTCTATTTGAGAATCTTAATAGGGCTGTGGATGAACTTTATCTTCTTTGTGAACTAGAATGCGATCTGGAGCAGATGAAAGAGGCTATTCTTGTTCTTGAAGAAGCTGCATCTGACTTTAAAGAGCTAAATAGTAGAGTGAAGGAATTTGAGAAGGTGAAAAAATCCTCTTCTCAATTAACCGATTCTACACCAATGACCATAAAAACTGATCACCGCCGGCCTCATGCTCTGTCATGGGAG GTTCGGAGAATGACGACATCTCCACATAGAGCTGAAATACTGTCTTCATCTCTTGAggcctttaaaaaaattcaacaggAGAGAGCTAGCATGCGCCAAGTTAATGATCCAAAAATCCCAGGGCCCGAGTTTCCTATTCAATATTGTAAAGATTCAATATTGAAGCCAAGAAAGCAGGGTGGAGTTTCTGATCTCATTCAGGGCAACTTAAATGCAGAGAAGCGGAATGTTGAACCTGTCAAGTCCAGCAAGTTAAACTCTATGCAAAATGGCCGTGTTTCTTCACAAAACTGTTCCACTTCTGATCCAAATTCATGTAGGTTACCTGTCAAGGATGGTTCTGCTTTTTCtggaaaaggaaagagagaacaTCTTGGATTCACATCTGAATCAGATAAGCTTCTTCCTAAGAAAGATACAATGTTAACAGAAAGCAACATTgagaaaaaccctaaacccatgGATCCTTTGAAGAGACAAATTCCTATTGCTGAAAAGGATAAGgataaggaaaaggaaaagagaaatgcACCTTCATGGAAATCCATGGATGCTTGGAAGGAGAAAAGGAACTGGGAGGACATACTTGCATCTCCATTTCGTGTCTCTTCTCGTGTTTCACACTCTCCAGGAATGAGCAGGAGAAGTGTTGAGCGTGCACGCATTTTGCATGATAAATTAATGACTcctgagaaaagaaagaaaaccgcTTTGGATCTGAAGAAGGAAGCAGAAGAAAAGCATGCACGGGCTATGAGGATTAGAAGTGAGTTGGAAAATGAGAGGGTTCAAAAGCTACAGCGTACATCAGAAAAATTAAATCGCGTTAACGAGTGGCAGGCTGTTCGCAGTATGAAGTTACGAGAGGGAATGTATGCTCGTCATCAGCGTAGTGAGTCTCGGCATGAAGCTTTTCTAGCCCAAGTAGTGAGAAGAGCTGGTGATGAAAGCAGTAAAGTTAATGAGGTTCGTTTCATCACATCCTTAAATGAAGAGAATAAAAAGCTTATGTTGCGTCAGAAACTTCATGATTCAGAGGTGAGGAGAGCTGAAAAACTACAGGTGATAAAAACTAAACAGAAAGAGGACATGGCAAGAGAAGAAGCTGTTTTGGAACGCCGGAAACTCATTGAAGCTGAAAAGTTGCAGCGACTTGCTGAGACACAGAGGAAAAAGGAAGAGGCCCTATTTAGAAGGGAGGAGGAACGCAAAGCATCAAGTGCAGCACGTGAAGCAAAGGCCATTGAACAACTGCGGAGAAGGGAAGTTAGAGCCAAAGCCCAGCAAGAGGAAGCTGAACTCCTGGCCCAGAAATTAGCTGAGAAACTTAGTGAAAGTGAACAACGTCGTAAGTTTTACCTGGAGCAAATACGGGAGAGAGCTTCAATGGATTTCAGGGATCAATCTTCACCTTTACTGCGTCGTTCTTTGAACAAAGACAGTCAGGGTAGATCTACCCCAACCAACAATTATGAAGATTATCAAGCAACCAGCATCTCAGGTTTGGGAAGTGCTACTATTCCAACTGGCAATGTTGGATTGCAACAATCTATGAGACGAAGGATTAAAAGGATCCGGCAAAAGCTTATGGCTCTAAAATATGAATTTCTTGAGCCACCAGTTGGTAATGAAAATGCTGGTATTGGATATAGGACAGCTATGGGAACTGCAAGAGCAAAAATTGGCAGGTGGCTTCAGGAACTCCAGAAACTCAGGCAAGCAAGGAAGGAAGGAGCTGCAAGTATAGGACTGATAACTGCTGAAATGATTAAG TTTTTGGAGGGAAAAGACCCTGAGCTGAATGCTTCTCGCCAAGCTGGTCTGGTTGATTTTATTGCTTCTGCCTTGCCTGCTTCTCACACGTCAAAACCTGAAGCTTGCCAAGTGACAATATATCTTCTGAGACTTTTGAGGGTGGTACTATCTGTGGCTGCAACCAGGAGTTATTTTCTGGCCCAGAATCTCTTGCCCCCAATTATCCCCATGCTGTCAGCTGCTCTTGAGAACTATATTAAGATTGCAGCATCTTTAAACATCCCTGGTAGTACCAGTTTGTCATCAAGCAAAGCATCAGTGGAGAATTTTGAGTCAATATCTGAAGTATTGGATGGGTTCTTATGGACTGTTACTACAATTATTGGTCATTTTAGCTCTGATGAACGCCAACTTCAAATGCAGGATGGTTTGCTGGAGCTTGTGATTGCATATCAAGTTATTCACCGGCTACGGGATCTTTTTGCTCTCTATGATAGGCCCCAGGTGGAAGGAGCACCGTTTCCTTCATCTATTCTCTTAAGTATAAATCTATTGACAGTTTTAACATCCAGACCTAGAACCATTTCTTTGATTGATTGGAAATCTTTCCCAGTTGAAACAATTACAGGAAACGAAATTCAAGAAGCTAAACTTACAGAGTCTGCAGATTTTGGAcaatcctatgtaaataactcCAGTGGAGATCCCAGACCTCCATTATCCACACTAAATGGTAGCACAATTTTACCTCTACCAGATGTACCAGAGGATAGGCCATTAGATGAACcatgtaaaataaatagaaatattgaGTCAGTATCCATTGGCAAGGATTGTGAGAAGAGGCTGGCTGATATttcaattgagttgaataatGTTGATTCAAACATGACAGATGCTTCAGATAGCTCTCAGACAAATTTGAGTGAGGATATTTCCAAGTCTTGTATACCTCAAAAAGGTGAGCAGAATTCAAAGAATATTTGCGCTGAACAAAAGACTGAGAACATATCAAGCTTGAAGCAACCGATGGCATTTCTTCTTTCTGCTATCTCTGATACTGGCCTAGTCAGTCTTCCTTCACTTCTAACAGCTGTGCTGTTGCAAGCAAACAATAGATTGTCTTCAGAACAG GGTTCTTATGTCCTTCCATCAAATTTTGAAGAAGTGGCAACTGGGGTGCTGAAGGTGTTGAACAATTTAGCTTTAATAGATATCACTTTTATGCAGAGAATGCTA GCTAGGCCAGacttgaaaatggaattttttcaTTTGATGAGTTTCCTTCTTTCCCATTGCACCAGTAAATGGAAAGTAGCTTACGATCAG GTTGGTTTGCTTCTGCTTGAATCTCTGTTGCTTCTTAGCTATTTTTCCTTGTTCCACCCTGGGAACCAAGCTGTCCTGCGATGGGGAAAAAGCCCAACCATTATTCACAAG GTGTGTGATCTACCATTTGTGTTCTTCAGCGACCCTGAGTTGATGCCAATCTTGGCCGGCACGCTAGTTGCTGCCTGCTATGGATGTGAACAGAACAAGGGTGTGGTTCAACAAGAAGTCAGTATGGACATGCTTCTTTCATTACTGAGGTCTTGTAGAAATGCTTTGCCTGGAGTTCGATCCAATTCGATCCTAGACAGTACTCGAATGGATGATTCTAGTGAATGCAATACAGTGGGACCTGAATCTAGAAAACTTCTAATGGACGTATCTTTAAGACCCAGCCGTCATAATGCAAGAAGCACCCGGGGTATTTTAGGTAAAGGTGTTGCCTCAGGAAACAGCCTCCGACTTGGCAAGATGCGAAACCAAAGAGATAGCAAAGGATTAAAAACATGTGAAGAAATGGCCTTGAAGCACAATATGCAAGCCCCGGAAACTCCCTCTGCTTTGATGTTGCACTTTAGATTCCCTAGCAGCTTCATGGATAGAGCTGAGCAGTTCTTTTCAGCAGGGACTGCCAGCATGGGTGATGAAGTTTGA
- the LOC117904660 gene encoding uncharacterized protein LOC117904660 isoform X1: MENSGEAVDDHGSGWFEVKKKHRSSSKFSLQSWVGGFSGKHSSTFLHNQSSLNGKNGDSNGKRRPKFPKAGGNFSMHSQGSAGNPIPVSNEDEKGVSYLDKCVVNQDSGCSKSSQSGTTLPTNSNSRTGNVQEVPQKDKPDVVHKIKWGDLEEDTFVQNQESSVGPEIKFGAISDNNLPVCRNSEISNDLVSCVSSCTDPLGNHLEIISGNADVVANENSLSLGNESIEGKSTNVNEISLKDMEVLVEDGGTGPKNDVSYCKEVHHECVKLINDCTLSSSCPTGGDAEMTVKLQVPIIMSQDSHSEISELPVRNGDSTTLMVVQDSMSYPPENSGPEVSGESTITDSVEVSGVAQDSKIHHDASKLEIMSSSGEGDAGESKERFRQRLWCFLFENLNRAVDELYLLCELECDLEQMKEAILVLEEAASDFKELNSRVKEFEKVKKSSSQLTDSTPMTIKTDHRRPHALSWEVRRMTTSPHRAEILSSSLEAFKKIQQERASMRQVNDPKIPGPEFPIQYCKDSILKPRKQGGVSDLIQGNLNAEKRNVEPVKSSKLNSMQNGRVSSQNCSTSDPNSCRLPVKDGSAFSGKGKREHLGFTSESDKLLPKKDTMLTESNIEKNPKPMDPLKRQIPIAEKDKDKEKEKRNAPSWKSMDAWKEKRNWEDILASPFRVSSRVSHSPGMSRRSVERARILHDKLMTPEKRKKTALDLKKEAEEKHARAMRIRSELENERVQKLQRTSEKLNRVNEWQAVRSMKLREGMYARHQRSESRHEAFLAQVVRRAGDESSKVNEVRFITSLNEENKKLMLRQKLHDSEVRRAEKLQVIKTKQKEDMAREEAVLERRKLIEAEKLQRLAETQRKKEEALFRREEERKASSAAREAKAIEQLRRREVRAKAQQEEAELLAQKLAEKLSESEQRRKFYLEQIRERASMDFRDQSSPLLRRSLNKDSQGRSTPTNNYEDYQATSISGLGSATIPTGNVGLQQSMRRRIKRIRQKLMALKYEFLEPPVGNENAGIGYRTAMGTARAKIGRWLQELQKLRQARKEGAASIGLITAEMIKFLEGKDPELNASRQAGLVDFIASALPASHTSKPEACQVTIYLLRLLRVVLSVAATRSYFLAQNLLPPIIPMLSAALENYIKIAASLNIPGSTSLSSSKASVENFESISEVLDGFLWTVTTIIGHFSSDERQLQMQDGLLELVIAYQVIHRLRDLFALYDRPQVEGAPFPSSILLSINLLTVLTSRPRTISLIDWKSFPVETITGNEIQEAKLTESADFGQSYVNNSSGDPRPPLSTLNGSTILPLPDVPEDRPLDEPCKINRNIESVSIGKDCEKRLADISIELNNVDSNMTDASDSSQTNLSEDISKSCIPQKGEQNSKNICAEQKTENISSLKQPMAFLLSAISDTGLVSLPSLLTAVLLQANNRLSSEQGSYVLPSNFEEVATGVLKVLNNLALIDITFMQRMLARPDLKMEFFHLMSFLLSHCTSKWKVAYDQVGLLLLESLLLLSYFSLFHPGNQAVLRWGKSPTIIHKVCDLPFVFFSDPELMPILAGTLVAACYGCEQNKGVVQQEVSMDMLLSLLRSCRNALPGVRSNSILDSTRMDDSSECNTVGPESRKLLMDVSLRPSRHNARSTRGILGKGVASGNSLRLGKMRNQRDSKGLKTCEEMALKHNMQAPETPSALMLHFRFPSSFMDRAEQFFSAGTASMGDEV; encoded by the exons ATGGAGAACAGCGGGGAAGCAGTAGACGATCATGGCTCTGGATGGTTCGAAGTGAAAAAG AAGCATAGAAGTAGCTCAAAGTTCTCCTTACAAAGTTGGGTCGGGGGATTTTCAGGAAAACATTCGTCTACTTTTCTGCATAATCAGTCttctttaaatggaaaaaatggagATTCAAATGGCAAGCGTAGACCCAAATTTCCAAAGGCAGGGGGGAATTTTTCCATGCATAGCCAGGGTAGTGCTGGGAATCCTATTCCCGTATcaaatgaagatgaaaaaggTGTAAGTTACCTTGATAAATGTGTAGTTAATCAAGATAGTGGATGTTCCAAATCATCCCAGTCGGGTACCACACTTCCAACAAATTCTAATAGTAGAACTGGTAACGTTCAAGAAGTTCCTCAAAAGGATAAGCCTGACGTGGTTCACAAAATCAAATGGGGTGATCTTGAGGAGGATACTTTTGTACAGAATCAGGAAAGCTCTGTGGGGCCTGAAATTAAGTTTGGTGCTATTTCAGATAATAATCTGCCAGTCTGCAGGAATTCTGAGATTAGTAATGATTTGGTCTCGTGTGTTTCTTCTTGTACTGATCCTCTAGGGAACCACCTGGAGATAATATCTGGGAATGCTGATGTTGTTGCTAACGAGAATTCGTTATCTCTTGGGAATGAATCAATTGAAGGGAAATCTACAAATGTAAATGAAATATCTTTGAAAGATATGGAAGTATTGGTTGAGGATGGTGGAACAGGACCAAAAAATGATGTTTCATATTGCAAGGAAGTTCACCATGAATGTGTCAAACTGATAAATGATTGCACTTTAAGTTCTAGTTGTCCGACTGGTGGAGATGCTGAGATGACAGTGAAACTTCAGGTACCCATCATTATGTCTCAGGATAGTCATTCAGAAATTTCTGAACTACCAGTTAGAAATGGTGATTCAACCACACTAATGGTTGTCCAAGACTCCATGTCATATCCACCTGAAAATAGTGGACCTGAAGTTTCCGGAGAATCCACTATAACAGACTCTGTTGAAGTCTCTGGGGTTGCACAGGATAGTAAAATACATCATGATGCATCAAAATTGGAGATTATGAGTTCCTCTGGAGAAGGTGATGCAGGGGAAAGCAAAGAAAGGTTTAGGCAGCGGCTTTGGTGTTTTCTATTTGAGAATCTTAATAGGGCTGTGGATGAACTTTATCTTCTTTGTGAACTAGAATGCGATCTGGAGCAGATGAAAGAGGCTATTCTTGTTCTTGAAGAAGCTGCATCTGACTTTAAAGAGCTAAATAGTAGAGTGAAGGAATTTGAGAAGGTGAAAAAATCCTCTTCTCAATTAACCGATTCTACACCAATGACCATAAAAACTGATCACCGCCGGCCTCATGCTCTGTCATGGGAG GTTCGGAGAATGACGACATCTCCACATAGAGCTGAAATACTGTCTTCATCTCTTGAggcctttaaaaaaattcaacaggAGAGAGCTAGCATGCGCCAAGTTAATGATCCAAAAATCCCAGGGCCCGAGTTTCCTATTCAATATTGTAAAGATTCAATATTGAAGCCAAGAAAGCAGGGTGGAGTTTCTGATCTCATTCAGGGCAACTTAAATGCAGAGAAGCGGAATGTTGAACCTGTCAAGTCCAGCAAGTTAAACTCTATGCAAAATGGCCGTGTTTCTTCACAAAACTGTTCCACTTCTGATCCAAATTCATGTAGGTTACCTGTCAAGGATGGTTCTGCTTTTTCtggaaaaggaaagagagaacaTCTTGGATTCACATCTGAATCAGATAAGCTTCTTCCTAAGAAAGATACAATGTTAACAGAAAGCAACATTgagaaaaaccctaaacccatgGATCCTTTGAAGAGACAAATTCCTATTGCTGAAAAGGATAAGgataaggaaaaggaaaagagaaatgcACCTTCATGGAAATCCATGGATGCTTGGAAGGAGAAAAGGAACTGGGAGGACATACTTGCATCTCCATTTCGTGTCTCTTCTCGTGTTTCACACTCTCCAGGAATGAGCAGGAGAAGTGTTGAGCGTGCACGCATTTTGCATGATAAATTAATGACTcctgagaaaagaaagaaaaccgcTTTGGATCTGAAGAAGGAAGCAGAAGAAAAGCATGCACGGGCTATGAGGATTAGAAGTGAGTTGGAAAATGAGAGGGTTCAAAAGCTACAGCGTACATCAGAAAAATTAAATCGCGTTAACGAGTGGCAGGCTGTTCGCAGTATGAAGTTACGAGAGGGAATGTATGCTCGTCATCAGCGTAGTGAGTCTCGGCATGAAGCTTTTCTAGCCCAAGTAGTGAGAAGAGCTGGTGATGAAAGCAGTAAAGTTAATGAGGTTCGTTTCATCACATCCTTAAATGAAGAGAATAAAAAGCTTATGTTGCGTCAGAAACTTCATGATTCAGAGGTGAGGAGAGCTGAAAAACTACAGGTGATAAAAACTAAACAGAAAGAGGACATGGCAAGAGAAGAAGCTGTTTTGGAACGCCGGAAACTCATTGAAGCTGAAAAGTTGCAGCGACTTGCTGAGACACAGAGGAAAAAGGAAGAGGCCCTATTTAGAAGGGAGGAGGAACGCAAAGCATCAAGTGCAGCACGTGAAGCAAAGGCCATTGAACAACTGCGGAGAAGGGAAGTTAGAGCCAAAGCCCAGCAAGAGGAAGCTGAACTCCTGGCCCAGAAATTAGCTGAGAAACTTAGTGAAAGTGAACAACGTCGTAAGTTTTACCTGGAGCAAATACGGGAGAGAGCTTCAATGGATTTCAGGGATCAATCTTCACCTTTACTGCGTCGTTCTTTGAACAAAGACAGTCAGGGTAGATCTACCCCAACCAACAATTATGAAGATTATCAAGCAACCAGCATCTCAGGTTTGGGAAGTGCTACTATTCCAACTGGCAATGTTGGATTGCAACAATCTATGAGACGAAGGATTAAAAGGATCCGGCAAAAGCTTATGGCTCTAAAATATGAATTTCTTGAGCCACCAGTTGGTAATGAAAATGCTGGTATTGGATATAGGACAGCTATGGGAACTGCAAGAGCAAAAATTGGCAGGTGGCTTCAGGAACTCCAGAAACTCAGGCAAGCAAGGAAGGAAGGAGCTGCAAGTATAGGACTGATAACTGCTGAAATGATTAAG TTTTTGGAGGGAAAAGACCCTGAGCTGAATGCTTCTCGCCAAGCTGGTCTGGTTGATTTTATTGCTTCTGCCTTGCCTGCTTCTCACACGTCAAAACCTGAAGCTTGCCAAGTGACAATATATCTTCTGAGACTTTTGAGGGTGGTACTATCTGTGGCTGCAACCAGGAGTTATTTTCTGGCCCAGAATCTCTTGCCCCCAATTATCCCCATGCTGTCAGCTGCTCTTGAGAACTATATTAAGATTGCAGCATCTTTAAACATCCCTGGTAGTACCAGTTTGTCATCAAGCAAAGCATCAGTGGAGAATTTTGAGTCAATATCTGAAGTATTGGATGGGTTCTTATGGACTGTTACTACAATTATTGGTCATTTTAGCTCTGATGAACGCCAACTTCAAATGCAGGATGGTTTGCTGGAGCTTGTGATTGCATATCAAGTTATTCACCGGCTACGGGATCTTTTTGCTCTCTATGATAGGCCCCAGGTGGAAGGAGCACCGTTTCCTTCATCTATTCTCTTAAGTATAAATCTATTGACAGTTTTAACATCCAGACCTAGAACCATTTCTTTGATTGATTGGAAATCTTTCCCAGTTGAAACAATTACAGGAAACGAAATTCAAGAAGCTAAACTTACAGAGTCTGCAGATTTTGGAcaatcctatgtaaataactcCAGTGGAGATCCCAGACCTCCATTATCCACACTAAATGGTAGCACAATTTTACCTCTACCAGATGTACCAGAGGATAGGCCATTAGATGAACcatgtaaaataaatagaaatattgaGTCAGTATCCATTGGCAAGGATTGTGAGAAGAGGCTGGCTGATATttcaattgagttgaataatGTTGATTCAAACATGACAGATGCTTCAGATAGCTCTCAGACAAATTTGAGTGAGGATATTTCCAAGTCTTGTATACCTCAAAAAGGTGAGCAGAATTCAAAGAATATTTGCGCTGAACAAAAGACTGAGAACATATCAAGCTTGAAGCAACCGATGGCATTTCTTCTTTCTGCTATCTCTGATACTGGCCTAGTCAGTCTTCCTTCACTTCTAACAGCTGTGCTGTTGCAAGCAAACAATAGATTGTCTTCAGAACAG GGTTCTTATGTCCTTCCATCAAATTTTGAAGAAGTGGCAACTGGGGTGCTGAAGGTGTTGAACAATTTAGCTTTAATAGATATCACTTTTATGCAGAGAATGCTA GCTAGGCCAGacttgaaaatggaattttttcaTTTGATGAGTTTCCTTCTTTCCCATTGCACCAGTAAATGGAAAGTAGCTTACGATCAG GTTGGTTTGCTTCTGCTTGAATCTCTGTTGCTTCTTAGCTATTTTTCCTTGTTCCACCCTGGGAACCAAGCTGTCCTGCGATGGGGAAAAAGCCCAACCATTATTCACAAG GTGTGTGATCTACCATTTGTGTTCTTCAGCGACCCTGAGTTGATGCCAATCTTGGCCGGCACGCTAGTTGCTGCCTGCTATGGATGTGAACAGAACAAGGGTGTGGTTCAACAAGAAGTCAGTATGGACATGCTTCTTTCATTACTGAGGTCTTGTAGAAATGCTTTGCCTGGAGTTCGATCCAATTCGATCCTAGACAGTACTCGAATGGATGATTCTAGTGAATGCAATACAGTGGGACCTGAATCTAGAAAACTTCTAATGGACGTATCTTTAAGACCCAGCCGTCATAATGCAAGAAGCACCCGGGGTATTTTAGGTAAAGGTGTTGCCTCAGGAAACAGCCTCCGACTTGGCAAGATGCGAAACCAAAGAGATAGCAAAGGATTAAAAACATGTGAAGAAATGGCCTTGAAGCACAATATGCAAGCCCCGGAAACTCCCTCTGCTTTGATGTTGCACTTTAGATTCCCTAGCAGCTTCATGGATAGAGCTGAGCAGTTCTTTTCAGCAGGGACTGCCAGCATGGGTGATGAAGTTTGA